One stretch of Salarias fasciatus chromosome 19, fSalaFa1.1, whole genome shotgun sequence DNA includes these proteins:
- the LOC115406751 gene encoding calpain-1 catalytic subunit-like isoform X2, with protein MPPPGVCLNIMGSRSKSEGYGGIANPEKFLNQDYQHLKQYCLIKGVRYIDDMFPPDRRSIGQGILSPSDLNRVEWLRPAKIAPNPSFVLDGISRFDFGQGLVGNCWFLASIGALTFQNDILGHVVPLDQAFDENYCGLFHFRFWRFGRWVDVLIDDKLPTINGRLIFVHSKDPNEFWPALMEKAYAKVCGSYTDMNAGTPAEAMMDFTGGIHMCVDLSSPPHNLWQLMCRAGKSSTLMGCGTPQGETSANTVMQNGLVQGHAYTVTGVKQLMTREKTVNLVRLWNPWGKGEWSGAWSDKSPLWQNVSPQDREMCLSVADDGEFWMNMEDFCEFYTDLDICGLSPDFLESDSGCPWKTSMYEGRWVAGTTAGGCMNNKDSFWTNPQYRIKIRGECSGKECDKNLLVSLMQKPDKRNRRLVQSLHIGFSLFEITEQYKEQKGKFPASFFSRHSPVAQTATYMNAREVIEFLFLKPGEYLIVPSTFNANETASFILTIYSKAETQCYENSAEYRFEQVEKPKIIKNSGEDDNRKKLFRQYSDKFEEVDAEQLQELLNGKILKGHLKSGFSIDACRSMVALMDTSITGKLNSEEFVRLCNKVEKYKGIFFLTDVSKTGTLSLRELRNAFIASGMGVCDEMLNLMALRYGASSGHMTLESFISLIIRLDCMQKIFTRMCRGEQMSLQHSEWMAISMYT; from the exons ATGCCTCCTCCCGGTGTGTGTCTGAACATCATGGGCTCCCGTAGCAAGAGCGAAGGTTACGGGGGCATCGCCAACCCGGAGAAGTTCTTAAACCAGGACTACCAGCATCTGAAACAGTACTGCCTCATCAAAGGCGTGCGGTACATCGACGACATGTTCCCACCTGACAGGAGGTCCATCGGTCAGGGGATTCTGAGCCCCTCGGACCTGAACCGGGTGGAGTGGCTGAGACCAGCG AAAATTGCCCCCAACCCGTCCTTCGTGCTCGATGGGATCTCCAGGTTTGACTTCGGTCAAGGACTGGTTG GAAATTGCTGGTTTCTGGCATCTATTGGAGCTTTGACCTTCCAGAATGACATCCTCGGGCACGTTGTCCCTCTTGATCAAGCTTTTGATGAGAACTACTGCGGCCTTTTCCACTTCAGg TTTTGGAGGTTCGGCAGGTGGGTGGACGTTTTGATTGATGACAAGCTGCCCACAATCAACGGCAGACTGATCTTTGTTCACTCTAAAGATCCTAATGAGTTCTGGCCTGCCCTGATGGAAAAGGCCTACGCTAA GGTCTGTGGGTCGTACACTGACATGAATGCTGGAACTCCAGCGGAGGCTATGATGGACTTCACCGGTGGTATTCACATGTGTGTTGACCTGTCCAGTCCGCCCCATAACCTGTGGCAGCTGATGTGCAGAGCTGGCAAGTCCAGCACTCTGATGGGCTGCGGTACTCCTCAGGGT GAAACGTCTGCAAACACAGTCATGCAGAATGGACTGGTCCAGGGCCATGCCTACACTGTGACTGGGGTCAAACAG CTTATGACTCGAGAGAAAACAGTGAACCTGGTGCGTTTATGGAACCCCTGGGGCAAAGGAGAGTGGAGCGGAGCCTGGAGTGATAA GTCCCCTCTGTGGCAGAACGTGAGTCCTCAGGACCGGGAAATGTGTCTGTCAGTGGCTGATGACGGAGAGTTTTG GATGAATATGGAAGACTTCTGTGAGTTCTACACAGATCTTGACATCTGTGGTTTGAGTCCAGACTTCCTGGAGAGCGACTCTGGTTGCCCCTGGAAGACCTCCATGTACGAGGGCCGATGGGTAGCAGGAACCACTGCTGGAGGCTGCATGAATAACAAAG ACAGTTTCTGGACCAATCCACAATATCGAATCAAGATCCGTGGTGAATGTTCTGGGAAGGAGTGTGACAAAAACTTGCTGGTGTCTCTCATGCAAAAGCCCGACAAGAGGAACAGACGCCTGGTGCAAAGCCTCCACATTGGATTCTCTTTGTTTGAG ATCACCGAGCAA TACAAGGAGCAGAAGGGGAAGTTCCCGGCTTCGTTCTTCAGCAGACACTCGCCCGTTGCCCAAACTGCGACCTACATGAACGCCCGCGAGGTGATCGAGTTTCTCTTTTTGAAGCCCGGTGAATACCTGATCGTGCCGTCTACCTTCAACGCCAACGAGACCGCCTCCTTCATCCTGACCATCTACTCGAAAGCAGAGACCCAGTGCTA tgagAATTCTGCTGAATACAGGTTTGAGCAAGTTGAAAAG CCAAAGATCATTAAAAATTCTGGGGAGGACGACAATAGGAAGAAATTATTCCGCCAGTACTCCGATAAG TTTGAGGAAGTGGACgctgagcagctccaggagCTTCTGAACGGAAAGATCCTGAAAG gtcaCCTGAAATCTGGATTCAGTATCGATGCCTGTCGCAGCATGGTGGCTCTGATGGAC ACATCGATCACAGGGAAACTGAACAGTGAGGAATTTGTCCGCCTCTGcaacaaagtggaaaaatacAAG GGCATTTTCTTCCTCACTGACGTCTCAAAGACAGGAACTCTGTCGCTGAGGGAGCTGAGAAATGCCTTCATAGCTTCAG GAATGGGCGTCTGCGATGAAATGCTCAATCTGATGGCCCTGCGCTACGGCGCCTCCTCTGGACACATGACTCTGGAGAGCTTCATCAGTCTCATCATTCGCTTGGACTGCATGCAGA AAATCTTCACAAGGATGTGTCGTGGAGAACAAATGAGTCTTCAGCACTCTGAG TGGATGGCCATCTCCATGTACACTTAG
- the LOC115406751 gene encoding calpain-1 catalytic subunit-like isoform X3: protein MPPPGVCLNIMGSRSKSEGYGGIANPEKFLNQDYQHLKQYCLIKGVRYIDDMFPPDRRSIGQGILSPSDLNRVEWLRPAKIAPNPSFVLDGISRFDFGQGLVGNCWFLASIGALTFQNDILGHVVPLDQAFDENYCGLFHFRFWRFGRWVDVLIDDKLPTINGRLIFVHSKDPNEFWPALMEKAYAKVCGSYTDMNAGTPAEAMMDFTGGIHMCVDLSSPPHNLWQLMCRAGKSSTLMGCGTPQGETSANTVMQNGLVQGHAYTVTGVKQLMTREKTVNLVRLWNPWGKGEWSGAWSDKSPLWQNVSPQDREMCLSVADDGEFWMNMEDFCEFYTDLDICGLSPDFLESDSGCPWKTSMYEGRWVAGTTAGGCMNNKDSFWTNPQYRIKIRGECSGKECDKNLLVSLMQKPDKRNRRLVQSLHIGFSLFEITEQYKEQKGKFPASFFSRHSPVAQTATYMNAREVIEFLFLKPGEYLIVPSTFNANETASFILTIYSKAETQCYENSAEYRFEQVEKPKIIKNSGEDDNRKKLFRQYSDKFEEVDAEQLQELLNGKILKGHLKSGFSIDACRSMVALMDVSCCDTRHSS from the exons ATGCCTCCTCCCGGTGTGTGTCTGAACATCATGGGCTCCCGTAGCAAGAGCGAAGGTTACGGGGGCATCGCCAACCCGGAGAAGTTCTTAAACCAGGACTACCAGCATCTGAAACAGTACTGCCTCATCAAAGGCGTGCGGTACATCGACGACATGTTCCCACCTGACAGGAGGTCCATCGGTCAGGGGATTCTGAGCCCCTCGGACCTGAACCGGGTGGAGTGGCTGAGACCAGCG AAAATTGCCCCCAACCCGTCCTTCGTGCTCGATGGGATCTCCAGGTTTGACTTCGGTCAAGGACTGGTTG GAAATTGCTGGTTTCTGGCATCTATTGGAGCTTTGACCTTCCAGAATGACATCCTCGGGCACGTTGTCCCTCTTGATCAAGCTTTTGATGAGAACTACTGCGGCCTTTTCCACTTCAGg TTTTGGAGGTTCGGCAGGTGGGTGGACGTTTTGATTGATGACAAGCTGCCCACAATCAACGGCAGACTGATCTTTGTTCACTCTAAAGATCCTAATGAGTTCTGGCCTGCCCTGATGGAAAAGGCCTACGCTAA GGTCTGTGGGTCGTACACTGACATGAATGCTGGAACTCCAGCGGAGGCTATGATGGACTTCACCGGTGGTATTCACATGTGTGTTGACCTGTCCAGTCCGCCCCATAACCTGTGGCAGCTGATGTGCAGAGCTGGCAAGTCCAGCACTCTGATGGGCTGCGGTACTCCTCAGGGT GAAACGTCTGCAAACACAGTCATGCAGAATGGACTGGTCCAGGGCCATGCCTACACTGTGACTGGGGTCAAACAG CTTATGACTCGAGAGAAAACAGTGAACCTGGTGCGTTTATGGAACCCCTGGGGCAAAGGAGAGTGGAGCGGAGCCTGGAGTGATAA GTCCCCTCTGTGGCAGAACGTGAGTCCTCAGGACCGGGAAATGTGTCTGTCAGTGGCTGATGACGGAGAGTTTTG GATGAATATGGAAGACTTCTGTGAGTTCTACACAGATCTTGACATCTGTGGTTTGAGTCCAGACTTCCTGGAGAGCGACTCTGGTTGCCCCTGGAAGACCTCCATGTACGAGGGCCGATGGGTAGCAGGAACCACTGCTGGAGGCTGCATGAATAACAAAG ACAGTTTCTGGACCAATCCACAATATCGAATCAAGATCCGTGGTGAATGTTCTGGGAAGGAGTGTGACAAAAACTTGCTGGTGTCTCTCATGCAAAAGCCCGACAAGAGGAACAGACGCCTGGTGCAAAGCCTCCACATTGGATTCTCTTTGTTTGAG ATCACCGAGCAA TACAAGGAGCAGAAGGGGAAGTTCCCGGCTTCGTTCTTCAGCAGACACTCGCCCGTTGCCCAAACTGCGACCTACATGAACGCCCGCGAGGTGATCGAGTTTCTCTTTTTGAAGCCCGGTGAATACCTGATCGTGCCGTCTACCTTCAACGCCAACGAGACCGCCTCCTTCATCCTGACCATCTACTCGAAAGCAGAGACCCAGTGCTA tgagAATTCTGCTGAATACAGGTTTGAGCAAGTTGAAAAG CCAAAGATCATTAAAAATTCTGGGGAGGACGACAATAGGAAGAAATTATTCCGCCAGTACTCCGATAAG TTTGAGGAAGTGGACgctgagcagctccaggagCTTCTGAACGGAAAGATCCTGAAAG gtcaCCTGAAATCTGGATTCAGTATCGATGCCTGTCGCAGCATGGTGGCTCTGATGGACGTATCCTGTTGTGACACGAGACATTCCTCATAA
- the LOC115406751 gene encoding calpain-1 catalytic subunit-like isoform X1: MPPPGVCLNIMGSRSKSEGYGGIANPEKFLNQDYQHLKQYCLIKGVRYIDDMFPPDRRSIGQGILSPSDLNRVEWLRPAKIAPNPSFVLDGISRFDFGQGLVGNCWFLASIGALTFQNDILGHVVPLDQAFDENYCGLFHFRFWRFGRWVDVLIDDKLPTINGRLIFVHSKDPNEFWPALMEKAYAKVCGSYTDMNAGTPAEAMMDFTGGIHMCVDLSSPPHNLWQLMCRAGKSSTLMGCGTPQGETSANTVMQNGLVQGHAYTVTGVKQLMTREKTVNLVRLWNPWGKGEWSGAWSDKSPLWQNVSPQDREMCLSVADDGEFWMNMEDFCEFYTDLDICGLSPDFLESDSGCPWKTSMYEGRWVAGTTAGGCMNNKDSFWTNPQYRIKIRGECSGKECDKNLLVSLMQKPDKRNRRLVQSLHIGFSLFEITEQYKEQKGKFPASFFSRHSPVAQTATYMNAREVIEFLFLKPGEYLIVPSTFNANETASFILTIYSKAETQCYENSAEYRFEQVEKPKIIKNSGEDDNRKKLFRQYSDKFEEVDAEQLQELLNGKILKGSDHGTDAKDIQTHAKTLPESPILLTKNPFSFSGHLKSGFSIDACRSMVALMDTSITGKLNSEEFVRLCNKVEKYKGIFFLTDVSKTGTLSLRELRNAFIASGMGVCDEMLNLMALRYGASSGHMTLESFISLIIRLDCMQKIFTRMCRGEQMSLQHSEWMAISMYT, from the exons ATGCCTCCTCCCGGTGTGTGTCTGAACATCATGGGCTCCCGTAGCAAGAGCGAAGGTTACGGGGGCATCGCCAACCCGGAGAAGTTCTTAAACCAGGACTACCAGCATCTGAAACAGTACTGCCTCATCAAAGGCGTGCGGTACATCGACGACATGTTCCCACCTGACAGGAGGTCCATCGGTCAGGGGATTCTGAGCCCCTCGGACCTGAACCGGGTGGAGTGGCTGAGACCAGCG AAAATTGCCCCCAACCCGTCCTTCGTGCTCGATGGGATCTCCAGGTTTGACTTCGGTCAAGGACTGGTTG GAAATTGCTGGTTTCTGGCATCTATTGGAGCTTTGACCTTCCAGAATGACATCCTCGGGCACGTTGTCCCTCTTGATCAAGCTTTTGATGAGAACTACTGCGGCCTTTTCCACTTCAGg TTTTGGAGGTTCGGCAGGTGGGTGGACGTTTTGATTGATGACAAGCTGCCCACAATCAACGGCAGACTGATCTTTGTTCACTCTAAAGATCCTAATGAGTTCTGGCCTGCCCTGATGGAAAAGGCCTACGCTAA GGTCTGTGGGTCGTACACTGACATGAATGCTGGAACTCCAGCGGAGGCTATGATGGACTTCACCGGTGGTATTCACATGTGTGTTGACCTGTCCAGTCCGCCCCATAACCTGTGGCAGCTGATGTGCAGAGCTGGCAAGTCCAGCACTCTGATGGGCTGCGGTACTCCTCAGGGT GAAACGTCTGCAAACACAGTCATGCAGAATGGACTGGTCCAGGGCCATGCCTACACTGTGACTGGGGTCAAACAG CTTATGACTCGAGAGAAAACAGTGAACCTGGTGCGTTTATGGAACCCCTGGGGCAAAGGAGAGTGGAGCGGAGCCTGGAGTGATAA GTCCCCTCTGTGGCAGAACGTGAGTCCTCAGGACCGGGAAATGTGTCTGTCAGTGGCTGATGACGGAGAGTTTTG GATGAATATGGAAGACTTCTGTGAGTTCTACACAGATCTTGACATCTGTGGTTTGAGTCCAGACTTCCTGGAGAGCGACTCTGGTTGCCCCTGGAAGACCTCCATGTACGAGGGCCGATGGGTAGCAGGAACCACTGCTGGAGGCTGCATGAATAACAAAG ACAGTTTCTGGACCAATCCACAATATCGAATCAAGATCCGTGGTGAATGTTCTGGGAAGGAGTGTGACAAAAACTTGCTGGTGTCTCTCATGCAAAAGCCCGACAAGAGGAACAGACGCCTGGTGCAAAGCCTCCACATTGGATTCTCTTTGTTTGAG ATCACCGAGCAA TACAAGGAGCAGAAGGGGAAGTTCCCGGCTTCGTTCTTCAGCAGACACTCGCCCGTTGCCCAAACTGCGACCTACATGAACGCCCGCGAGGTGATCGAGTTTCTCTTTTTGAAGCCCGGTGAATACCTGATCGTGCCGTCTACCTTCAACGCCAACGAGACCGCCTCCTTCATCCTGACCATCTACTCGAAAGCAGAGACCCAGTGCTA tgagAATTCTGCTGAATACAGGTTTGAGCAAGTTGAAAAG CCAAAGATCATTAAAAATTCTGGGGAGGACGACAATAGGAAGAAATTATTCCGCCAGTACTCCGATAAG TTTGAGGAAGTGGACgctgagcagctccaggagCTTCTGAACGGAAAGATCCTGAAAGGTTCGGACCATGGCACTGATGCCAAAGACATTCAAACTCATGCAAAAACTCTCCCAGAGTCTCCAATTTTACTTACTAAAAacccattttctttttcaggtcaCCTGAAATCTGGATTCAGTATCGATGCCTGTCGCAGCATGGTGGCTCTGATGGAC ACATCGATCACAGGGAAACTGAACAGTGAGGAATTTGTCCGCCTCTGcaacaaagtggaaaaatacAAG GGCATTTTCTTCCTCACTGACGTCTCAAAGACAGGAACTCTGTCGCTGAGGGAGCTGAGAAATGCCTTCATAGCTTCAG GAATGGGCGTCTGCGATGAAATGCTCAATCTGATGGCCCTGCGCTACGGCGCCTCCTCTGGACACATGACTCTGGAGAGCTTCATCAGTCTCATCATTCGCTTGGACTGCATGCAGA AAATCTTCACAAGGATGTGTCGTGGAGAACAAATGAGTCTTCAGCACTCTGAG TGGATGGCCATCTCCATGTACACTTAG